Proteins found in one Rhodospirillaceae bacterium genomic segment:
- a CDS encoding cupin domain-containing protein, producing the protein MAESKETKTEGALKAGNGNNVFQLDEMAAIHAGGTYAATHGGVVEGEKTMVGLMCKPKGTGARPHHHPNEQWNYVVKGILDVEIDGEKSVARPGTLLYFPANVVHATVAREEEDVYFFVVKDMSHNIHGIPADGKDTGPLYRPGFEPDAK; encoded by the coding sequence ATGGCTGAGTCAAAAGAAACAAAAACTGAAGGCGCCCTGAAAGCAGGTAATGGAAATAATGTTTTCCAATTGGACGAAATGGCCGCCATTCATGCCGGTGGCACCTATGCCGCGACCCATGGTGGTGTGGTCGAAGGGGAAAAAACAATGGTCGGCTTGATGTGTAAGCCCAAAGGAACAGGTGCCCGACCGCATCATCATCCGAACGAACAATGGAACTATGTCGTTAAAGGTATTTTGGATGTTGAAATTGACGGCGAAAAATCAGTCGCCCGTCCAGGCACGCTGCTCTATTTCCCGGCAAATGTGGTTCATGCGACCGTCGCCCGGGAAGAAGAAGACGTTTACTTCTTCGTCGTCAAGGACATGTCGCACAATATCCACGGCATTCCTGCAGATGGAAAAGACACGGGTCCGCTTTATCGCCCCGGGTTTGAGCCTGACGCAAAATAG